From Cygnus atratus isolate AKBS03 ecotype Queensland, Australia chromosome 1, CAtr_DNAZoo_HiC_assembly, whole genome shotgun sequence, the proteins below share one genomic window:
- the CD200R1 gene encoding cell surface glycoprotein CD200 receptor 1 isoform X5 produces the protein MKKGADMKIAGKAACIFMLLTITKLTRITGNRMAAQVGHIAVMTCPNKTDATMVTWKISPKIGGPCTLGYRADQKKVDRTNCSDSMNCEFRSNQSYALEIQQVGMADEGNYSCEVVTQEGNFHQMYQLTVLVPPRLSLYCDDHRNPVCEAAAGRPAAEISWVPENNSMTKADSHNNGTVTVLSRFTAHSTDGKTVTCMVYHTTLNETKSIACSSPQSNLILYISIALGFLIIITFMAVIYYFKLHGCRLCHKTEPPDTSLTHSLQDDTTEVEPYTTYVQKENTIYNSVSDLTVGQNLP, from the exons GAAACAGAATGGCAGCACAAGTGGGTCACATCGCTGTGATGACCTGCCCTAACAAAACAGATGCAACTATGGTGACGTGGAAAATAAGCCCCAAGATAGGAGGCCCCTGCACCTTGGGATACAGGGCTGATCAGAAAAAGGTGGACAGAACAAACTGCAGTGACAGCATGAACTGTGAATTCAGATCAAACCAGTCTTACGCCCTTGAGATACAGCAAGTGGGAATGGCTGATGAAGGAAATTACAGCTGTGAAGTGGTAACTCAGGAAGGGAATTTCCACCAGATGTACCAGCTGACCGTGCTAG TCCCCCCAAGGCTGTCCCTGTACTGCGACGACCACAGGAACCCCGTGTGCGAGGCAGCGGCGGGGAGGCCGGCTGCTGAGATCTCATGGGTCCCTGAGAACAACTCCATGACCAAAGCAGACAGCCACAATAATGGGACAGTGACCGTGCTCAGCAGGTTCACAGCACACAGCACCGACGGGAAGACTGTAACCTGCATGGTGTACCACACAACTCTGAATGAGACCAAGTCCATAGCCTGCTCCTCAC CACAGAGCAACCTTATCCTGTATATATCCATCGCTCTTGGTTTCCTGATCATTATCACCTTCATGGCTGTCATTTACTATTTTAAGCTCCACGGTTGCAG acTCTGTCACAAAACTGAACCTCCTGATACTTCTCTTACACATTCCTTACAG gATGACACAACGGAGGTGGAACCTTATACTACTTAcgtgcagaaggaaaacacaatttaCAACTCAGTGTCAGATCTGACAGTGGGGCAGAATCTTCCATAA